The DNA sequence ACTGCAGCGGCATATTATTTCTATTGGAATGAAAATGCTCCACACGGTGAGCATGCATCACTTCATTATGATACAGAGTTCAATAGGGTAAAAGGTGGATCTGTACGTTGTATTATGGATGAGATGGTTACTCCAGATATATCAAATATAGATCTATCTGCACTAGATGCAAGTGTATCTGAAGAAGATGCAAATGATGCAAATGCATCAAACTAAACTGTATATAGTTTAAGTCAATAAATTAATACCTTTAAGGAGAGAATAAATATGTTTAAAACATCTTTAATATATTTCCTTTTTAAGCCCTCTGCTACTATCTCACAAGCGTGAATGTAATCGCAAAAATATTTATATGTTAAAATATGTTCAAAACATCTTTTACGGGCTTAGTGGTCTTAGGACTTTTAGTAGTCAGTACAACAGCATACGGAGTTACCAATAGTACTGGTGGTTCTAGTTATAAACATGCAGTTGATAGTCGCCATATCTCTGGTGACTATGATATACCAGTACTTGGAGGTTCTGCGGACACCCATATACGTACATTGATGGATCTAAACGAAACAGATAGATTAGACCAATTATTTACTGCATGTTTAAAAGGAGAGATAAAAATTGAATTTATGAGCCATGAGTATGGTTGTGTAGTGAGTCCAGCAGGTAGAGTATGGCTAGACAGAAACACAGGTGCTTCTAGAGTTGCTCAAGAACTGAGAGACTCAAGAGCGTGGGGTGGTTTTTTCCAATGGGGAAGAGTACCAGACGGACATGAGTATGGTGGATCACTCTATCAAAAAAATAGATCAAGAAATACACCAACATCACCATATCCTGGAGCTTGGTTTGGGGTTCCACAACACATGCTGTATGATTTTGACTTAAACGATTGGTCAGATGATGATTTTGATGGTACAAAAAGACAAGCTTACTGGTCAACCATAGACGGTACAGCTGTATGTCCTGCAGGATTTAGAGTACCAAATATAAAAGAGTGGCTTGCAGAAGGAAAGTTCTGGGGTGCAGATAGCGATCCTTGGGACGATCATGGGATGGCAAGAGCATTTGGAGGTCCATTAAAACTTCCATTACCAGGATTCTTGTTGCCTTCTAAAGAGCATGTAAAGTATCATATGGCTCAGGACGATACCTATAGAACAGAGTTTGCTACAACAAACCATGATGCTATCTATTGGGCTACTGAACCTGGTCACAGAACCGATTTAGATGATACTGCAGCGGCATATTATTTCTATTGGAATGAAAATGCTCCACACGGTGAGCATGCATCACTTCATTATGATACAGAGTTCAATAGGGTAAAAGGTGGATCTGTACGTTGTATTATGGATGAGATGGTTACTCCAGATATATCAAATATAGATCTATCTGCACTAGATGCAAGTGTATCTGAAGAAGATGCAAATGATGCAAATGCATCAAACTAAACTGTATATAGTTTAAGTCAATAAATTAATACCTTTAAGGAGAGAATAAATATGTTTAAAACATCTTTAATAGGTCTAGTGGCCTTTGGAATTTTAACAAGCAGTACGGCGTTATATGCAGTAGGATCACTTGCACCTTACGATAAAAATCGTTACGCATTTGGGGAGAAAAAGAATGACGGGAAAACATTTCCGAAAATAGACTGTAATGGTTGGTATACTTGGTATCAAGGGTTTAAGTATGGCTGTATCGTATCTAATACAGGTAGAGTATGGCTAGACAGAAACATAGGTGCTTCAAGTGTATCTAAAAATGGAGAAGACCCTGCATCATTTGGTGGTTGGTTCCAGTGGGGTAGACCATTTACTGGGCATGCACTTAGGGTAACAAGATACCACCAAGATATTGGTGGTGACCGTTTTGCTCTTCAAAATCCATTTTTAGATGATAACGATTTTTATTGTATTAACCCTAACTCAGACTATCTGATTACATCAGAAGTTCGAGATGCAGATGGAGTATCGAGATCAGCATATTGGTCAAGAGCAGATGGTTATGGTAGTTATGATGCAAATAGAAGTTCCACTCCACCAGATAGCTCCGCTCCACCAGCTATATGTCCTCAAGGATTTAGAGTACCGACATTAAGAGAGATGGAAGCAGAAGTTGCTTCTTGGAATTCACTTGATGCACGTGGAGCATTTGAGTCTTTAAAACTTCCATTGGGAGGAAATGAGATGGAGCCACAATGGTCATTACATCACTAGTCTGATTATCTATCTTAACAGTGATTACAACCCATATTGGGAGATGATACTCGATTTGGCTGCAAATTGGTGGTTACTGGACCGTTGCTAACCACAGATACTGATCATGGTGCACAATGCACCAAATCCATTAGTAGATCGTAATATATGGTGGGCTGGAAAATATGGAGCTTCATCTCGCGGGATGGGTTACATGGTTCAAGCTGTATCTGATGTTTGATTGAAGACTATTTAATATTAATTGATTGTGATATTCATCCATTTGCTTTGAGTAATATTTACGTACTAATTTTCACACAAATAAAATAAAAACAGATATTTATAAAAACAATTCAAATTCTTTAATCACATTAAGATATAATTCAGTACTCGTATATTATAATACGAGCGTGAATGTGATCACAAAAAATATTTTCAAGGAGAAAAAAATATGTTCAAAACATCTTTTACGGGCTTAGCGGCCTTAGGACTTTTAGTAGTCAGTACAACAGCGTATGGATTGACCAATCGTACTGGTGGTCCTAGTTATAAAAATGTAGTTGATAGTACCCATATCTCTGGTGACTATGATATACCAGTACTTGGAGGTTCTGCGGAAACTCATATACGTACATTGATGGATCTAAATGAAACAGACAGAGTAGACGAATTACTTACTTCATGTTTAGAAGGAAAGGTAAAAATTGAATTTATGAACCATGAGTATGGTTGTGTAGTGAGTCCAGCAGGTAGAGTATGGCTAGACAGAAACACAGGTGCTTCTAGAGTTGCTCAAGAACTGAGAGACTCAAGAGCGTGGGGTGGTTTTTTCCAATGGGGAAGAGTACCAGACGGACATGAGTATGGTGGATCACTCTATCAAAAAAATAGATCAAGAAATACACCAACATCACCATACCCTGGAGCTTGGTTTGGAGCTCCACAACACATGCTGTATGATTTTGATCTAAACGATTGGTCAGATGATGATCCTGATGGTCAAAAAAGGCAAGCTTACTGGTCAACTCTAGACGGTACGGCTGTATGTCCTGCAGGATTTAGAGTGCCAACTATAAGAGAGTGGGATGTAGAATCAAAGATATGGGGTGAAGATAGCGAATCTGATTGGCATAATTGGGGAATAGAGAGAGCATTTAACTCTAACTTTAAGCTTCCATTACCAGGATTCTTGTTGCCTTCCAAAGAGCATGTAAAGTATCATATAGATAAGATATGGAAATACCGAACAGAATCATATACTGTGAATCATGATGCTTTTTATTGGGCTTCTGATCCTGGCACTAACGAGCTGTACGAAGATACTGCAAAGGCACTATATTTTTATTGGAATGAAAACCCTGAACATGGTGAAACAGCAGCAATTAAGAGAACTACAGAGTTTAACCGTGTAAAGGGTGGATCTGTACGCTGTATTATGGATGAGTCAATTGCTACTCCAGATATAAATGGATCTGCAGAAGATACAAGTACATCAAACTAAACTGTATATAGTTTAAGTCAATAAATTAATATCTTTAAGGAGAAAATAAATATGTTTAAAACATCTTTAATAGGTCTAGCGGCCTTTGGAATTTTAACAAGCAGTACGGCGTTATATGCAGTAGGATCATCTGCAGCTTACGATAAAAATCGTTATGCATTTGGAGATAAGAAGAATGACAAGAAAACATTTCCGAAAATAGACTGTAATAGTTGGTTTACTTGGTATCAAGGGCTTAAGTATGGCTGTATCGTATCTAATACAGGTAGAGTATGGCTAGACAGAAACGTAGGTGCTTCAAGTGTATCTAAAAATGGAGAAGACCCTGCATCATATGGTGGTTGGCTCCAGTGGGGTAGACCATTTACTGGGCATGCACTTAGGGTAACAAGATACCACCAAGATATTGGTGGTGACCGCTATGCCCTTCAAAATCCATTTTTAGATGATAAAGATTTTTATTGTATTTACCCTAACTCAGACTATCTGATTACATCAGAAGTTCGAGATGAAAGTGGAGCATTGAGATCAGCATATTGGTCAAGAGCAGATGGTTATGGTAGTTATGATGCAAATAGAAGTTCCACTCCACCAGATAGCTCCGCTCCACCAGCTGTATGTCCTCAAGGATTTAGAGTACCGACATTAAGAGAGATGGAAGCAGAAGTTGCTTCTTGGAATTCACTTGATGCACGTGGAGCATTTGAGTCTTTAAAACTTCCATTGGGAGGAATGAGATGGAGCCACAACGGTAATTACATCACTAGGTCTGATTATCTATCTAACAGTGATTACAACCCATATTGGGGAGATGATACTGGACGGGCTGCAATTGGTGGTTACTGGACTGCTACACCACAAGATAATGATCATGGTGCACACGCACTAACTATTTGTTACAGAAAATACAGTTTAACCCTTACTATGATACACTCTGGCTTGCAGGCGATATAGTCAATCGGGGCGATAGCTCTTTGGAGACACTGGAGTATCTCTATAACATCCGTGATGCCGTCAAGTTGGTACTGGGCAACCATGATATAATGCTTATTGCTGCCTATTATGGTATTAGAAAGTCTAACCCAACCATTGATCCAATATTGTCATCACCCATAGCAAAAGAGCTCATAGAGTGGCTACAGTCACAAAAAATCCTACATGTAGACTTCTCTTTAGGATACTGTATGGCGCATGCTGGTATCTCTCCAGAATTTGATTTAGGAATGGCAATGGAGTATGCCAAGCGTATTGAGACAAAACTACAAAGTAGCAGTGCAACAGAATGGTTGATGAAGGTATTCAAGTGTGGTATTGATCGGTTTGATAGGCATGCATCACCTGAAGACATTGACCGTTACGTTGTTAGTTCATTTACCCGTATGCGCTATTGCTATAAAGATAATCAACTCGATTTTAAACAAAAGGGTGCACCAACTACTGAAGTGAGGTCTAAGGGAATGAAGCCATGGTTTGAGTGCGATAACCGTAAGGAGATCGAATTGAAGATTATTTTTGGGCATTGGTCAACACTGGGATTCTATCATGATGAAAATGTACTTGCACTTGATACAGGATGTCTGTGGGGAGGGAAACTTACCGCTGCTCGCATTGATCTTCTTGAATCAAAAATAATTCAGTTAGATTGTAGATAAAATACATAAAACTACAATATATAGCCTATTTTAAGATAGTTATTTTTAAAAAAGGAGATAGAAGAAGAGAGCATTCTTCATTCTATATTAGTCCATTTGTTTTCTCATAAAAGTAGGAATATCAATAATGTCTTCTTGACTACCATCATATCCACCGACTACTTTACGAGTGTTGATTGTATTAATTGTATTGGTACTATTTAAGAGTGTCTCTTGTGTTTTGGTTTTAGGCGGTAGTTCAGAAATGGTACTCTTGTCTTCAAAGCCTGTTGCAATAATTGTAATCTTCACTTCATCGATTTCCATATCTGAATTGGTCGTTGTACCAAAGATAACCGATGCATCTCCATCTACACTCTCTTCAACGATACCCATTGATTCACCAATTTCCATAATAGGGTAATCAGGATGAATATCAAAGTGTACCAATACACCCATTGCACCATCAATACTGACATTATCAAGCAGTGGAGACTCAATGGCAGCTTTAACTGCATCATAAGCAGCATTTGTGCCACGGCTGTGACCTGTACCCATAAGTGCGAGTCCTCTGTGACTCATAACTGTTTCAACATCGGCAAAGTCAAGATTGATATCATTTTCTCCATGTGAGAGAATCACTTTTGAGATACCCCCAACTGCCTGTGCTAGGATATCATCGACTAGTCTAAAGCTTTCTTTAATACCAAGATTTTTTTCAACAATTGAAAGGAGTCTTTCATTAGGTATGACAATAATGGAGTCACTTTCAAGTTTGAGTTCTTCAAGACCTTCTTTTGCAAGTTTAGTTCTCTTGCGTCCTTCAAATCTAAATGGACTTGTTACAATAGAGACAGTCAATGCACCCACCTCTTTGGCTGCTTGCGCAATGATTGGCGCAGCACCCGTACCTGTTCCTCCACCAAGACCAGCAGAGATAAAGACAATATCAGCACCTTTAACCATGGATTTAATTTCTTCAAAACTCTCTAATGCTGCTTCACGACCTTTTTCTGGAACCATACCTGCTCCCAAACCTCGAGTAGCACTGATCCCAAGTTGCATTTTGTATGGTGCCAGTGAACTTTCAAGTGCCTGAGCATCTGTATTGGCAACGATAAGATCAATACCATCAACCCCCTCTTGGATCATATGGTCAATCATGTTCCCACCACCACCACCAACACCAATTGCTTTTATTTTTGCACCATCGGTATGATACTTTTTTTCAACAATATCAATTTCAAATTCTTTCATTTTTCTCTCCTACAATTTTTTTCTATAGATTGATAACTAAAAGAGCTGTTTTGTCCAATTAAAAAACCTTTCAACAGGATTATTCTTTTGTGCGTTTGAATTAGGTAAATCATCAAATATAACAGTTGTTTCCACCTCACTTTTTTCCTCTTCTGAAAGTAGTGTTTCAGTTTGTGGCTCCTGTTGTGTGTGTTCAAGTTTTATATCTTCCAAATTATTATCAGTACGGGTAAATGTTTTGGAATGAAGCATCTCTTGGTTAAAATTAATTTCATACTGAGTATACTCTCCAGCTTTGTATAGAAGAAGACCAACGACAGTAGCATAAGAAGGGTTTCTTAATTCGCCAAAGAGACCTTCCAACTCTCGTGGTTTTGCAATCCTTACTGGCAAGGAAGTGAAAACTGACTGCGCAAGTTCTCTAATACCTTTAAGTTTTGTCATCCCCCCAGTCAAAATAACACCTGCACCAATCTGTTCTTTGAGTGTGGATTTTTCTAGTAATTTGTCAAGAATCATTAGTGCCTCTTCAACACGGGCAAAGATAACAGAACGTACAATCTCAAGAGAGACATCATTTCGATTCTCTTCTTCCTCTCCAATAATAGGAAATTCAATTACTTCATTGCTTGTTTCAGAAAGATCTCCATACTGTATTTTAACCTCCTCTGCTACCTGAAGTGGTGTATGAAGTGCCATGGAGAGATCGTTTGTGATATGATTAGATCCAACACCAAGAAAATCATTGTAACGAATGGAGTTACCTACATGAACGACAAGATTACTTGTTTGTCCACCAAGGTCAATGATTGCAGCACCAAGCTCCTTTTCATCTCTGTCCATAACGGCTATTGTTGAGGCATAACCACTTAGGACAATGTTGTCAATCTCTATACCAGCAGAACGTACTGCTTTTTTAAGATTGGAGAGATTGGATTTTTGTGTTATGATGATATTGGCATCAACCTCCATGCGACTAGCATTCATTCCAAATGGATCTTCGACGAAACCTTGATCATCTACTCTAAAGTTATAGGGAAGTACATGGATTACTTCATATTCATTGGGAATTTTAGCATTGTAAAGTGCTGTTTGAAGGACACGATTAATCTCCTTAATAGAGATATCTTTATGTGCAATATTAACAATACCAGTGGAGTTAAGACTTTTGGCATAAGCATTTGAAATAGAAACAATCGCAGAGGTAATATTGTTTCCCGCAATACGTTTGGCATTACTAATAGCTTTTTTGATAGACTTAGAAGCCATCTCTATGTTGGTGATAGCACCTTTTTTGACACCTCGTGACTTAGAGACACCATGACCAAGTACCTGCACTCCTTCATCTTTTATTTCAGCTATAATGGCACAAATTTTTGTGGAGCCAATGTCTATGGCTAAAATCGTATCACTCAATTTGTGAGTCCCCCCATATATACTTTGGTTGGATATTTGGTATCCAAAATTTTAATAAGATTGGATTTAAATATCTTCTGTTTTACCATAGCTACAGTATCTTTGATGACCTGATCTTGTTTTTTGTCTATAGGCAGATACTTCTGTGCTATAATATTGTAAACTATTATTTTATTTGACACACTAATAGTACCCTTTTTTTGCGAAGATGTAAAGAGTCTTTGTAGAAATTGTAAACTTTCTTGTGAATTTAGTTTTTTAAGATTGTCAAACTTATTTAGATTTATAAACCCAGACACCTTTCCATTGGATTTTTTAAGTGTTTTCAATGTTGTCTGTGCAAGTGACAACAGCGCCTCTTTTTTTATTAGTTTTCTATAAAATTTTGTTACCGCTGATTCAGCTTCTTTAAATGTCATAATCTTTGGTTCTGTAATAGCTGTAATTTTAACAGTAGCATATCTATCGTTGACAACTTTTGGTTTAAGAATATCCCCTTTCTGTTTTTGCTGTATTGTTTCCCAAAGTACTCTGCTGAGCTTTGGATCATTGAGGGAAAGTGTTATCTCTTCGCTACTTTGTCTCTTTCCTTTTTTAAAAGCAATGTATGCCTTTTGTGCTATTTTCTTAGTCTTTTTGAGCTTAAGATCCTTCAAAACTTTATTTTTTGCATCTTTGAATAAGAGTTGCTTGCCTTTTTTGTCAGTATAACTGAAACTATTGGTCTCGTAGAAGTGTTTTAGCTCATCATCAGTAACCTTTGTATTGTTACTTTTAATCCATACGATCTGCAAACCATAACGCTTCGGAGTCATAAACTGTTCTTTGTTCTTTTCCCAAAAGGTTTTGAGCTTTTTTCTGTCTATTTTTGGGTTTACGTCATCTTCTGTCAACACACGGTACTCTATTTTATCTGCCATGCTCATGGCCGCACCAATTGCTTTCTCTTCAAGTGGAAGTGAACCCACACTTAGTAGACTAAAAAGTTTTGTAATAATAATTTCATCTTGGAGTATCTCTTCAAATACTTTTGCCTTGAGTCTCTTTGATTTAAGGTACATATCGTAAATACTTCTGTCAAATTTACCATCTTTTTGAAAACCTTTGATCGACCCTAGTGTACGTGCTACCTCTTCATCAGAGGCAATAAGTCCTATATCCTTTGCATAGTTAAGTAGTTTTGCCTGCACTTCAACACTAGAGAATGCCTGCCGTAAAAGCCCAAGTTCTTTAGCTTTTTTATTATCAAACTCTCCTTTGAATTTTTGATTGTATCGGTCATAAAGATTATTGTAAGTTACGTTAAATCTAGATTGTTTAATCTCAATATCTCCAACCTTTGCTATATTTCCTGCTTTTGTGCTAAAATCGTAGCTTCCCCAGCCTACAAAACCAGCACCAATGAATGCGATGGTTGAGACCCAAATGGTCCATACAAGGTATTTATTATGTTTTTGCATCCAACTAATCATTCTTCTATCTGCCTTCTTTAGGTAAAATTTGTATAATATTCTATTCAACTTGTGATTAATACTAACTTGAATAAAAGGACAATCTTTGCCAGCAAGAAGCAACAGCACCATGATGCAACGTGACCTAGAGGTGATATGGCACCCCTGCACACAGATGAAAGATCATGAAACCTTACCCTTGATTCCTATAAAATCAGGTAGAGGTGTCTACCTTTATGATTTTGAAGGCAATAGTTATATTGATGCTATTAGTTCTTGGTGGGTTAATCTATTTGGGCATGCTAACCCTGCAATCAATACAAAAGTGAAGAAGCAACTAGATACACTTGAACATGTACTTTTGGCTGGTTTTACGCATGAGCCAGCAGTAGAGCTTGCACATAGATTGGTTAGCATTACACCTCATGGATTAAAGAAAGTTTTTTATGTTGACAATGGCTCAAGTGCAGTTGAGGCAGCACTAAAGATGAGCTATCACTACCATCGTAATAAAGGTAGATCTAAATCACTTTTTTTATCGTTGACAAATTCCTATCATGGTGAGACCATTGGAGCACTCTCCGTTGGAGATGTGGCACTTTATAAAGAGACATATGAGCCACTCCTTATTGCCAATAAACAGGTACCAGTACCTAAAAATCAAAGCCAAGAGGCAGCAGCTGAAGCACTAGAGGTGCTTCAGTGGGTACTACAAACACAGGGAGAAGAGGTTGCTGCTTTGATTGTGGAGCCACTGATACAAGGTGCAGGTGGTATGCATATGTATCATCCCGACTATCTTGTAGGAGCATGGGAGTTGACACAAAAGTATGATGTTCATCTGATTGCAGATGAGATTATGACTGGTTTTGGACGTACGGGAAAAATGTTTGCTTGCGAACATGCAGATATATCGCCTGATTTTATGACACTCTCAAAAGGGCTGACAGGTGGCTATTTACCACTCTCTGTTGTTATGACAACCAATGAGGTTTATGGGGCATTCTATTGTGACTACAATGAACACAAAGCATTTCTTCATTCTCATAGCTATACAGGAAATCCTTTGGCATGCGGTGCAGCATTGGCAACACTTGATATTTTTGAAGAAGAAGATGTCTTATGTCAAAATAGAAAAAAAAGTGCCTATATTGCCCAAAAGTTAAAGCATTTTCACTCATTGAAGTACGTCAAAGAAATTAGACAACAGGGAATGATTGTTGCGGTTGAATTAAAAGAGTATGACCCCAAAGTACGTATTGGGTTAAAAATATATCGTTATGGGTTGGAAAATGGGGTTTTATTAAGACCACTTGGGAATGTGATTTATTTCATGCCCCCCTATATCATTACAGAGCAGGAGATTGACAAGATGCTAGATGTAGCATTTGAGGGAATCAGAAAGTTAGACATGAAAGTAAAGATATAATTCTAAATACTAAAACAATTTACTTAAAAATCCCTTATTGGCTTTATGTAGACGTGTATAATGAGGATAGGCACGTTCTATACCAAGTTTCATTGCTTTATTGTAGAGTATTTCTGCTTGTTTTTTATCTTTTTCGATACCGATACCATATTCATACATCTGTCCAAGGTCACACATTGCTTCACCATAATCATCATCTATGGCAAGGTGGTTGATTAGCACAAAGGCTTCTGAAAGGTTCTGTTGGAGAATATCGCCCTTAAAGAGGGAACGTGCTAGCATTAGCTGAGCAAATTTGGAGTGAGTGGCTGCAGAAATAAGCAAAAGCTGTGCTGCTTCTTCTTTTCTATCTGTTCTGGCAAGATCGCCTATATATGTAATTACCTCTTCTATCTCTTTTTCTGTATAGCCTTCATTGCTAATTTTTAGAAGCCATGTATTTGCAGAAGGGTAGTACTCTTGGGATACCTCAATTGGAGGATATTGTGCTATCATATCTTCTAGTTTCTGTTCAATATAGGGAATAGCTTCATAGTTTTTATCTGTCTCCTCCTCCTCTTTTTGCTTAGCAGATACTGCAATAATCTTTTCCCCATCTTTAAGAAGATTCTCAATACTATCTAAAGAGTGAATGGTTTTTGGTAAAAGTTCATCTGTATCAGTCTCCTTGACTGTTGCTTGCCTCAAAATATCTGAATCTTCTTTATCGACTGTATCTTGTATTGAAATATCTGTATCTTCTTCGTCTGTTGATTCAAGGTCTGAAATACGTTGATGTATCTCTTTGTGAGAGGTTTCATTGTAATCTGAAATGAGTGTTTGGGTTTGTGCATAGTTCTTTGCTTGAAGCTCCTTAATAATTCTCTGTATCTTCTTATCACTCTTAAGCAGATAGAGTTTTTGTGTTTGAAGTTGAATTGTTTCAGTATCTCCAATAGAGATAGCTAAGCTAATGATATTTAAACGCTTTTGAGTTTGGTTCATGCACTTAATCCCCTGAGAGTATAATGGGTTAAGTATAGCATATGCTTGCTTTATAAAAATTAAGTATATGCTATTGAAACTAAAGATCAGTACTAAGTGCCAGTAGACGGCAAGAGTTCTCCAATATAGCAATTTTTTTAGCCATTTCAGTGATGTCTCTGTCGTAGGCTATTAGCCCAAACCCTTTTATGAGAAGTAGATGCGTATCGTATTTTTGAAAAAACTTAGAGATTTCATAGGGTGCTCGCTCTATCCAGTTGCTAAACTGTTGTGGGTCATAGACGACAACCTCTCCAAGTATCTGTTGCCCATAATAGTCTTGAGGAAAAACATTACTATGTTTGAGGGACAAAGCTGTAGCATAAGGTGGCATAGTATAACTGATATATTTTGCATTAGAAATACTTTCGTATATATGCTCATGGATATATACATCACTGTTAGCAAGACTCCATCGATAGTCACGCTTTTGGCAATCAAGTTGCACAAGAGATGATTTGGTTACTTTATTAAGGATGGTATCTTTGGAATTAATAATGAAGCTATTGGTAGTAACACGTGCTGAAATGGAGCCATGATAAACCCCAAAAAAATTTTTTTCAAAAAGAGAGTGAGAGATACGTTGTATCTCACTAATGAGATATCTGTCCATAATTTTGACAACCTTTGTTAGGATTATTTAGGTATTATAACAGTAATATTTAGTTAATAACGAATAGTACAAGAAAGCATTACATGATAACTTTTGTATAAAAAAGGAAATACGTGGAGAGTCCACATATACCGGTATTATTGAATGAGGTTCTAAAAAATTTTGAGGAAACTCCAGAGGGGTACTTTGTTGATTGTACTCTTGGATATGCTGGACATAGTAGTGCAATATTAAAGTACTATTCTCATTTGAAACATATTGGTATTGATCGAGATGATGAGGCGCTTGCTTTCTCAAAGAAGAGACTCCATCTCTTTTCTGATCGTAGCAGACTCTACAAGGGAACCTTCAGTATGGTACTTCCAACACTAAGAGAAAAGCCTATTACGGCACTTTTGGCTGATTTTGGTGTCTCTTCGTTGCAACTTGACAAGAAAGAGAGGGGCTTCTCTTTTGATTCAGAGATGCTTGATATGCGTATGGATACTTCTGCGTCATTAAGTGCCTATGAGGTGATCAATCATTATAAGAGGGAAAAATTAGAGTATATATTTAATCAGTATGGGGAAGTACGCTCTTATAAAAAACTTGCTGGTACCATTGTAGAGGCACGTACCAAGAAACCTATTGAAAGTGCAAAAGAGCTGAGTCGTATCATAGAGAAGGTAATACCTAGAGGAGGCAAGATACACCCTGCAACTCTACCATTTCAGGCAATCCGTATAGAAGTAAACAATGAACTTGGTGAAATTGAAGGTCTTCTTGATGCAATAGAGACAAAACATTTTCCTGGTGAAGTGATCTCACTTATCTCCTTTCATTCACTTGAAGATAGGTTAGTAAAGAACCGATTTAAGAAGTGGTCAACAGAGTGTATATGTGATTCGCATGCAATTCGTTGTACTTGTGGAAAAAATCATGCGTTAGGGAAAATACTTTCTC is a window from the Sulfurovum sp. genome containing:
- a CDS encoding adenosylmethionine--8-amino-7-oxononanoate transaminase, whose product is MMQRDLEVIWHPCTQMKDHETLPLIPIKSGRGVYLYDFEGNSYIDAISSWWVNLFGHANPAINTKVKKQLDTLEHVLLAGFTHEPAVELAHRLVSITPHGLKKVFYVDNGSSAVEAALKMSYHYHRNKGRSKSLFLSLTNSYHGETIGALSVGDVALYKETYEPLLIANKQVPVPKNQSQEAAAEALEVLQWVLQTQGEEVAALIVEPLIQGAGGMHMYHPDYLVGAWELTQKYDVHLIADEIMTGFGRTGKMFACEHADISPDFMTLSKGLTGGYLPLSVVMTTNEVYGAFYCDYNEHKAFLHSHSYTGNPLACGAALATLDIFEEEDVLCQNRKKSAYIAQKLKHFHSLKYVKEIRQQGMIVAVELKEYDPKVRIGLKIYRYGLENGVLLRPLGNVIYFMPPYIITEQEIDKMLDVAFEGIRKLDMKVKI
- a CDS encoding class II aldolase and adducin N-terminal domain-containing protein, with the translated sequence MDRYLISEIQRISHSLFEKNFFGVYHGSISARVTTNSFIINSKDTILNKVTKSSLVQLDCQKRDYRWSLANSDVYIHEHIYESISNAKYISYTMPPYATALSLKHSNVFPQDYYGQQILGEVVVYDPQQFSNWIERAPYEISKFFQKYDTHLLLIKGFGLIAYDRDITEMAKKIAILENSCRLLALSTDL
- the rsmH gene encoding 16S rRNA (cytosine(1402)-N(4))-methyltransferase RsmH translates to MESPHIPVLLNEVLKNFEETPEGYFVDCTLGYAGHSSAILKYYSHLKHIGIDRDDEALAFSKKRLHLFSDRSRLYKGTFSMVLPTLREKPITALLADFGVSSLQLDKKERGFSFDSEMLDMRMDTSASLSAYEVINHYKREKLEYIFNQYGEVRSYKKLAGTIVEARTKKPIESAKELSRIIEKVIPRGGKIHPATLPFQAIRIEVNNELGEIEGLLDAIETKHFPGEVISLISFHSLEDRLVKNRFKKWSTECICDSHAIRCTCGKNHALGKILSRKPVTASKEELRNNPRSHSAKLRSFRFKDRNNA